The genomic window AAGAATTTTGATCAAATCCAGGTTACTGGGCAACAAATTCTTAGATGATTTCAAATCTGCTTTGTTAAATTTATCTTTGCTTTCTCCTAAGAGGCGGGGCACAGCATTTCTCTTGTTATTAGTCCCGCCAGATTCCAACACTTTGCTCAATTTGACATAACAGGAGTCACAAACACGGTAAGGTTTTTCAGGATTAGGAGACAATGCAGCTCTCAGAGCTTTTCTTGAGCTGCATGCATAGCAGTGCACAAGTCCACAATTATAGCAATTATGCTTCTTTCGAGTGAAGCCAAATGCTTGTCTACAGGCTGAGCACTGAGACTGCTCCACACCAGATACCCATTTATGTTGACATATGGCAGCCGTGAAGTTTGCACCACATGCGATGTGTTTAACACCTCTGTCCTTCAAAGCTTCAACAAGTGTAGGTGTTTTCCGATCTTCAAGGTCTCCATGGCCAAGTCTTCCATTGGCTCCTTTTCCCCATGTGTAAACTTTACTCCTGGTGGTTAAAACTGCAACATGGTATGAACCACAAGCAACCTCTCCCACAGATTCGCCAACAAGCTTATCTTCAACTAAGCATGGAAGCTTCCCATCAGATTGGGGATTGCCAAGTTGACCATAAACGGTGCTTCCCATGGTAAAAACATTTCCCAAAGTCGTCAAGCCAATTGTAAGACTATGGCCACAAGCTAGCTTGTGAAAATTGTAGTCAACCAGTGAATCCACACAAGTGGGCTCAAGTCGTGACTCCTTATCACCATGACCAAGGCGATACTTGTCCCCATCACCCCAAGTGAACAATTTTCCAGATGACATACTGGCACTAGATTGAGCAACCATAACCTCTACTATTGCAGCAGTGTGCCACACACCACATGCAACAGCAATTGTCTTCAAACCAATCAACGATTCTACCTCTCTTGGATGTGAAACACTTTCTCTGTCTCCATGTCCTAAGACACCAAATGTTCCATCACCAAATGTGAATAATTGCCTGGTGGAAGTTATCAAGGCTGTGTGCCAGGTGCCACAAGTGACATAAGCAACTTGAAGCCCTTCCAGTGGTCCTGAAACTCTCTTGGGTATCCAGTGACTGGCATCATCACCGTGACCAAGAAGCCCTACATTATGAGTACCATCTCCCCAAGTATAAAGTTCGCCAGCCACAGATACAGCACAAGTATGGAACTCCCCGCAAGCAACAAAATCTGCATTACAGGCTGCCAAAAATTTGACAAGATGAGGGTGGATAACATCTGTTCCAACACCATGGCCAAGACGCCCTCCAGATTCTTCACCCCATGTAAATACCTCTCCCTGTTTTGTAACAAGAGCAGCATGCCTGACACCACAGGCAACATGGTGAACATTCAAAACTAAATTGGATTCTAAAGGCTTAGGTAGAAGGGTATCAATTCTACCACTAAAATAACTAATATTTCTATCAGCACCAGCCCTTGCAGAATAATCACATGTGAGCTCACCCCATACATACACATCCCCAAAGGCATCACAGTCATCCTGTGCAGAACCATGACTGGATGTGCTTGGGGCACTAGAAACACTGACTCTGAAAACATCAGAAGTGGCCCCTTGTACTTGCATACTTGTTACATCTGATCTTTCTAAGCATACGAAACTTTCAGATGATGAGACTACAGACAAAGTATTCGTATTTAGATTGCTGTCTGGAGAACTAGCATCCACTATGGTGCCAATGGATCTGTCACTTGGACTGTTAGATGTTAAGTCCTCTATATCCTGATAAAATTCCAAGGAAACATGATTTAACAACTATCACATGCGACTGAATGGGTATAGGTTAAACAATCATGttaaaataatatgataaagGAAAAAAACTGTAAATAAATGTCAAAGACCTCAATTAAGTTCAGATGGTctgaaaaaattcatgcaaaCAAGAATTTTAAACAATTTGATATCTATCAAGGAATTTTATTCTCTTTATCAATATGATTCGAAAACCTGCATGCCTACCATTAATGGAGGGAGttcataaattatatattaaaaaaaaatgaaacacaaAGATCAAGTAAAACAAAGAAGTAATAAACTTGTGATAGTAGTTCAAAGTATATTTACATCAAGGTAGAGTCCGCCTTCCCTCCATCCATCAATTTTTGAACGTCCAGATTGACCTGATGAAATCAATGCCTTAAGTCCTGCAAACCACACCTCTTCCTCAACTTTGTCCTCGCATATCTAAATAGGAAAGAAAAGCACAACTAAACTCATCAGAAAAATGAATATTAGAATATAAGAATTACTGAATTACAAAAGCAGAATGGGAATTTGGATATGCTAAGCAGATCAAGAGACAGTGTCTcatctaatataatatataaaagaaaGAATCAGGTTGGTGGCCTTTTGACAAGTGACATTCTGAGTGTTTGACAAGTGGCATTCTGAGTGTTTAGCATGATTTATTACAATTTAATAGGAAGGTCCAGGTTGGTGACCTTTTGATAAGTGGCATTTTGAGTGTTTGACAAGTGGCATTGAGTGTTTAGCATTATTTATtacaatttaataaaaaaattatattaatctttAGGAGAAAGAATTATTTATTAATCATTTTCAATATTAGAccaattaattagtttcaattattaTTTTGTTTAGCTTTAACAAAATAtacaatttttctttcatatactctcttctttttttgttaCCCCTTGCATTGCACGGGATTTAATATCTAGTTCTTACATATTAGCGGTCCTTCTTTGGGCACAAATACCTTTGAAAAATAGGCTGTGAAGTAATTTCAAAATAACTTTAAGGTTGCCAACCATAAAGTGCCAACTAAAAGAATTCAATCTCCTTCACTTTATAAACACAGTATCAAATAAAACCATCGACTTTTCATCATATTGAAAATGCAACATTTTTCACTACATCGTAAATAAGGTCTTAAAAATAAGTGAACATGGATATGAACTCACGGTTCTTTGGCCATGAATGATGTTTGAAACAGATGCTAATCTCAAACTTCTTTTCCCATCACTCGATAGCGAAATCAATGACAACTCATCCTGGGAAGCAAAGATAGGATCAATAAATAAAGCATTTACACTCTCTTATTTAGAAAATAGAATATAATAATGGAATATCGTAATATGGTTGTACATGTAAATGCAGCAAAATGATAGTCAAAAGAAGTAATATTGTTGTACATGTAAATGCAGCAAAACGATAGTCAAAAGAAGTAAAACTTGGTTATACAAACAAAAAATTTTAACTGAAGGTTGGCTAACATTAGAGGCAAACATATGATGATTCAAGATGGTATAGCAATATCTAACAATGTAATACAATTCTAACATATTGCTTTGAATTAGCACATTAGGAAGTATGCTTACATTAGATAATTTAGGGTAAGCTGAACCATGCCGAACCAGCCGGTTCAGGGCATACTAAACCGGACCCGTCGGATACCAACATGGTCCAACTAGTCGAAATGAGTTATAAGATGCCCTATGCTATTCAAAGCCCATGATCCATGTCGATGATGATGACGACATCCCGGCCggtaagtctctctctctctctctctcttcccctctctgTCTCTCTCAGCCTTGTTGACAGATTTGAAGCTCTTGAAGCCCTCACttcccctctcttttcctctcttgccTCCCCCAACCTCTGTCCCCTCATGAATCCATGGCCAAATGCCTCGGCCTTGGTCTTTCTCTTAGGTGAGTTTGAAGGCTtcgacctctctctctctccctccctcgctctctttcttcctttctctgctctccctctcccttccctTGGTTACTATACACCACAACTCAGTACAGTATGTACCCATACCATGTCGTACCGGTTGTTGGTCCGTACAACTCTAGATATCAATTGGGCAAACCCTAATCTGAATTAATAAAACTTTGGCTTCTTTCTCCGACCACACTTAAGCAACCGACTGCCTTACAAGTGCCTCGAAAAACACAAGGAAAGTGAGCATAGAACCATAACCATCAAGCCTTATCCCAAGTATGAGAAAGTGTATTGAACACTAAAAAATATAGCAAAAAATGAAGACTCGTGTTTTTTTCAAGGGACTTGGAGAATGAAAGTAATTGTgacataaaataaaaagaaaaacagatATATATCAAAAGAAAAATCAGTCCTAGTACTCGAAACAGATGGACTGGTGAGAATAAAACCAAGGCCCTGCATATGTATTATCTAAAACATTCATGTACCTCTAAACATGAGAAAGCAAACTCACAAGCAGATCTTTATGTAGAACACATGATCAAAAGTCATGATCTAACTCAAATCTCAAAACATCAGACTTGAGGTGTggcaaggagagaattcttgcaTGCCTTGATGCAAGAATTTCTGTAACAGGCAAAACTGTAAGCTGAAGTAGATCATTACCGAAAACAGAGCCAATAAAAAGCAGTGTATACTAGCTTACGGATCCCCTGAAACTCAGATGAGAGGAAATTTTAGTTTATTTTAGGATTTTACATCTCCGTGCATCTGATTCTGATTATTGATATGTATGGAGCGAATCAAGAAATAAGAATTTCTACATTCAATAGAAAGGGATTTTCTACTACCGAGACCATCTAAACATGCACCTATATGGAACAATGGCTACCTTGTTAATTTATATAGTACAAAATCACCAAAGTATGATGAATTTGTTGATAATTGAGACATCAAAGTACAACCTTAGCATTGACTATATCTTGTCTTTTTACATATTTTAGATATGACATTCATACAGAATATAAGGTTTAAAGGATACCTAAAGATTTTTCAATTTCCAAATTTGTTATAGAGCTAAGGAAATTTTCAATTTCTGATTTTATGTACAGATCTTGCATTTTGTTGCCCAAGTCGTCAGAATGATTATTTAAGTTTAAACAACGGATGATTTGTCTGTTAAATGTCAAGATTTTGGTTCTGCATGCTTCAAACCTATGTTTTCCTGAATCTTTCAGTTCTAGCTGGGGATCTTTTGACCAGTAAATCCAACAAAACATGAAGTGTTTGGCTGTTGTTTTCAGGCTGCAGTTGAAACAGTATCTTTCTTTCTCTGCCTAATTGCCAAATGACTTGCTTAGGAAACCACAATGGCTTCATAATTGGGGCAGCAAACTAAGACATGCAACTGTCATAGTTT from Elaeis guineensis isolate ETL-2024a chromosome 9, EG11, whole genome shotgun sequence includes these protein-coding regions:
- the LOC105052046 gene encoding PH, RCC1 and FYVE domains-containing protein 1 isoform X3 yields the protein MADLLSYESSHKDVAEDELSLISLSSDGKRSLRLASVSNIIHGQRTICEDKVEEEVWFAGLKALISSGQSGRSKIDGWREGGLYLDDIEDLTSNSPSDRSIGTIVDASSPDSNLNTNTLSVVSSSESFVCLERSDVTSMQVQGATSDVFRVSVSSAPSTSSHGSAQDDCDAFGDVYVWGELTCDYSARAGADRNISYFSGRIDTLLPKPLESNLVLNVHHVACGVRHAALVTKQGEVFTWGEESGGRLGHGVGTDVIHPHLVKFLAACNADFVACGEFHTCAVSVAGELYTWGDGTHNVGLLGHGDDASHWIPKRVSGPLEGLQVAYVTCGTWHTALITSTRQLFTFGDGTFGVLGHGDRESVSHPREVESLIGLKTIAVACGVWHTAAIVEVMVAQSSASMSSGKLFTWGDGDKYRLGHGDKESRLEPTCVDSLVDYNFHKLACGHSLTIGLTTLGNVFTMGSTVYGQLGNPQSDGKLPCLVEDKLVGESVGEVACGSYHVAVLTTRSKVYTWGKGANGRLGHGDLEDRKTPTLVEALKDRGVKHIACGANFTAAICQHKWVSGVEQSQCSACRQAFGFTRKKHNCYNCGLVHCYACSSRKALRAALSPNPEKPYRVCDSCYVKLSKVLESGGTNNKRNAVPRLLGESKDKFNKADLKSSKNLLPSNLDLIKILDIKAAKYGKWTDTLSLIGASHVNSLLQLKDIAFAGGSDFRRAVPKAVCISAVQSVNPLRAVSPFSRKHSPPRAATPLPRTSGRSFSKNIADSLKKTNELLSQEVQKLHAQVENLRHHCELREFELQKSQKKAQEAMALAAEESAKSKAAKEVIKSLKDQPQKIQRASSRSLVV
- the LOC105052046 gene encoding PH, RCC1 and FYVE domains-containing protein 1 isoform X1 — translated: MADLLSYESSHKDVAEICEDKVEEEVWFAGLKALISSGQSGRSKIDGWREGGLYLDDIEDLTSNSPSDRSIGTIVDASSPDSNLNTNTLSVVSSSESFVCLERSDVTSMQVQGATSDVFRVSVSSAPSTSSHGSAQDDCDAFGDVYVWGELTCDYSARAGADRNISYFSGRIDTLLPKPLESNLVLNVHHVACGVRHAALVTKQGEVFTWGEESGGRLGHGVGTDVIHPHLVKFLAACNADFVACGEFHTCAVSVAGELYTWGDGTHNVGLLGHGDDASHWIPKRVSGPLEGLQVAYVTCGTWHTALITSTRQLFTFGDGTFGVLGHGDRESVSHPREVESLIGLKTIAVACGVWHTAAIVEVMVAQSSASMSSGKLFTWGDGDKYRLGHGDKESRLEPTCVDSLVDYNFHKLACGHSLTIGLTTLGNVFTMGSTVYGQLGNPQSDGKLPCLVEDKLVGESVGEVACGSYHVAVLTTRSKVYTWGKGANGRLGHGDLEDRKTPTLVEALKDRGVKHIACGANFTAAICQHKWVSGVEQSQCSACRQAFGFTRKKHNCYNCGLVHCYACSSRKALRAALSPNPEKPYRVCDSCYVKLSKVLESGGTNNKRNAVPRLLGESKDKFNKADLKSSKNLLPSNLDLIKILDIKAAKYGKWTDTLSLIGASHVNSLLQLKDIAFAGGSDFRRAVPKAVCISAVQSVNPLRAVSPFSRKHSPPRAATPLPRTSGRSFSKNIADSLKKTNELLSQEVQKLHAQVENLRHHCELREFELQKSQKKAQEAMALAAEESAKSKAAKEVIKSLKDQLKDMAERLPTGVYENEINPAYLPNGIEPHAIHNSGLNGEDQSRNDGSDGPDIPPPMTIDSAAINGSSDQNLPPRDIQEVNEISPQFQNNRIAYLNEAKEHLHTECHGNEEMPTSSGRAENVDSKGTEPLQIGENGFKSQSPTSSSNEVEAEWVEQYEPGVYITLMALHDGTRDLKRVRFSRRKFKEHQAEAWWFENREKVYKRYNVHRLDR
- the LOC105052046 gene encoding PH, RCC1 and FYVE domains-containing protein 1 isoform X2 produces the protein MADLLSYESSHKDVAEDELSLISLSSDGKRSLRLASVSNIIHGQRTICEDKVEEEVWFAGLKALISSGQSGRSKIDGWREGGLYLDDIEDLTSNSPSDRSIGTIVDASSPDSNLNTNTLSVVSSSESFVCLERSDVTSMQVQGATSDVFRVSVSSAPSTSSHGSAQDDCDAFGDVYVWGELTCDYSARAGADRNISYFSGRIDTLLPKPLESNLVLNVHHVACGVRHAALVTKQGEVFTWGEESGGRLGHGVGTDVIHPHLVKFLAACNADFVACGEFHTCAVSVAGELYTWGDGTHNVGLLGHGDDASHWIPKRVSGPLEGLQVAYVTCGTWHTALITSTRQLFTFGDGTFGVLGHGDRESVSHPREVESLIGLKTIAVACGVWHTAAIVEVMVAQSSASMSSGKLFTWGDGDKYRLGHGDKESRLEPTCVDSLVDYNFHKLACGHSLTIGLTTLGNVFTMGSTVYGQLGNPQSDGKLPCLVEDKLVGESVGEVACGSYHVAVLTTRSKVYTWGKGANGRLGHGDLEDRKTPTLVEALKDRGVKHIACGANFTAAICQHKWVSGVEQSQCSACRQAFGFTRKKHNCYNCGLVHCYACSSRKALRAALSPNPEKPYRVCDSCYVKLSKVLESGGTNNKRNAVPRLLGESKDKFNKADLKSSKNLLPSNLDLIKILDIKAAKYVPKAVCISAVQSVNPLRAVSPFSRKHSPPRAATPLPRTSGRSFSKNIADSLKKTNELLSQEVQKLHAQVENLRHHCELREFELQKSQKKAQEAMALAAEESAKSKAAKEVIKSLKDQLKDMAERLPTGVYENEINPAYLPNGIEPHAIHNSGLNGEDQSRNDGSDGPDIPPPMTIDSAAINGSSDQNLPPRDIQEVNEISPQFQNNRIAYLNEAKEHLHTECHGNEEMPTSSGRAENVDSKGTEPLQIGENGFKSQSPTSSSNEVEAEWVEQYEPGVYITLMALHDGTRDLKRVRFSRRKFKEHQAEAWWFENREKVYKRYNVHRLDR